In Mucilaginibacter celer, one DNA window encodes the following:
- a CDS encoding ImuA family protein, with protein MPDTRQNIISKLQQDILLWEGFRPPLSGTAETFGLGPVEAAFPNGVFPTGAIHELLTRDIGQAAASGGFIAGLLSVLMQHGGACIWIGMAQTMFPPALKTFGVEPHRVIFVNLLHEKDVLWAMEEALKCSGLAAVIAEVRSIDFKQSRRLQLAVEQSRVTGFILRDAEQLSNTACTARWHITPLPSQPVDGLPGLGHPRWQVNLLKVRNGKPGSWVMEWVNEQFITHAPTQQQEALTQAG; from the coding sequence ATGCCCGATACCCGCCAAAATATCATCAGTAAGCTGCAACAGGATATTTTGCTGTGGGAAGGTTTCAGGCCGCCCTTATCGGGTACTGCCGAAACATTTGGTTTAGGGCCTGTTGAAGCGGCATTTCCAAACGGTGTTTTTCCAACCGGAGCCATTCATGAATTGTTGACCCGGGATATTGGCCAGGCGGCGGCTTCGGGCGGTTTTATTGCCGGTTTGTTATCGGTACTGATGCAGCATGGCGGCGCCTGCATCTGGATAGGCATGGCACAAACCATGTTCCCCCCTGCCCTCAAAACTTTTGGTGTTGAACCTCACCGGGTAATATTTGTAAACCTGCTCCACGAAAAAGATGTACTGTGGGCCATGGAAGAAGCCCTGAAATGCAGCGGACTGGCAGCGGTAATTGCTGAAGTACGTTCGATTGATTTTAAACAATCGCGCCGCCTGCAGTTGGCTGTAGAACAAAGCCGGGTAACCGGTTTTATACTGCGCGATGCCGAACAGCTTAGCAACACCGCCTGCACCGCCCGCTGGCATATCACCCCCCTCCCCAGCCAGCCTGTTGATGGCTTGCCGGGCCTGGGCCATCCGCGCTGGCAGGTTAATTTATTAAAAGTACGTAACGGCAAGCCAGGTAGCTGGGTTATGGAATGGGTTAACGAACAGTTTATAACTCATGCTCCAACCCAACAACAGGAAGCTTTAACACAGGCGGGATAA
- a CDS encoding Y-family DNA polymerase — protein MQKRFMCIWFRHLLTDWIAIRRPELKDTAFVIAAPERGRMIITAASLPAEQQGIHTGMAVADARAVSMDLQVFDAEEGKAAKLLRMLGLRCIRYSPIVAIDLPAGLIIDITGCTHLWGGERAYLKEIILKLRDKGFDARGAIADTVGAAWAVARFGRISPIIAGNTQAAAIYPLPPEALRLEVDVLERLRKLGLSTIGSFMQMPASVLRRRFGNGILLRLRQALGFEDERLIPLIPPIPHQERLPCLEPIKTATGIEIAIQQLLEQLCSRLQSEGMGVRKAVLKCYRVDGKMVQVAISTSRGSHSVSHLFKLFGLQIEKIEPALGIELFILEAPKVEEIDPVQEQLWANKPGLEDTTLAELLDKLAGKVGANTISRYLPVEHYWPERSVKQAASLQEQPPTSWRTDRLRPVRLLARPETIEVMALIPDYPPKIFMYRGKRHTIQKADGPERIEREWWLEQGEHRDYYTVEDSDGCRYWLFRSGHFDGIDTQWFIHGFFA, from the coding sequence ATGCAAAAGCGTTTTATGTGTATATGGTTCAGGCATTTGCTTACAGATTGGATAGCTATCCGCCGTCCGGAGCTGAAAGATACTGCTTTTGTAATAGCCGCTCCTGAGCGTGGCCGTATGATCATTACCGCCGCCAGTTTACCTGCAGAGCAACAGGGTATCCATACAGGTATGGCCGTTGCCGATGCGCGTGCCGTTTCGATGGATTTACAGGTTTTTGATGCCGAAGAAGGCAAAGCCGCCAAATTATTGCGTATGCTGGGCCTGCGCTGCATCCGCTACTCGCCTATTGTGGCTATCGACCTGCCTGCCGGGCTTATTATCGACATTACCGGCTGTACCCATCTTTGGGGCGGTGAAAGGGCGTATCTAAAAGAAATTATCCTGAAACTAAGGGATAAAGGCTTTGATGCCCGCGGTGCCATTGCCGATACCGTTGGCGCCGCCTGGGCGGTAGCCCGTTTTGGCCGGATTAGCCCCATTATTGCAGGTAATACCCAGGCTGCTGCCATTTACCCGCTACCTCCCGAAGCTTTACGCCTGGAGGTTGATGTATTGGAGCGTTTGCGAAAACTGGGTTTAAGCACCATAGGCAGTTTTATGCAGATGCCCGCTTCGGTACTGCGCCGCCGTTTTGGCAATGGCATCCTGTTAAGACTAAGGCAGGCGCTGGGTTTTGAAGATGAGCGGCTCATCCCGCTGATCCCTCCCATTCCGCACCAGGAACGTTTGCCCTGCCTTGAACCTATTAAAACGGCCACAGGTATTGAAATAGCCATTCAGCAGTTGTTGGAACAACTTTGCAGCCGCCTGCAAAGCGAAGGAATGGGTGTGCGTAAAGCCGTTTTGAAGTGTTACCGGGTGGATGGTAAAATGGTGCAGGTTGCTATCAGTACCAGTCGCGGCTCACACAGCGTATCGCACCTGTTTAAATTATTCGGCCTGCAGATTGAAAAAATTGAACCGGCTTTGGGTATTGAACTGTTTATACTGGAAGCGCCTAAAGTTGAAGAGATCGACCCGGTGCAGGAACAGCTTTGGGCAAACAAACCGGGTTTGGAAGATACCACCCTGGCCGAACTGCTGGATAAACTGGCCGGTAAAGTTGGTGCAAACACCATCAGCCGGTACTTGCCAGTTGAGCATTACTGGCCCGAACGCTCGGTTAAGCAGGCCGCCTCCTTACAGGAGCAACCGCCAACCAGTTGGCGTACCGACAGGCTACGACCGGTACGTTTACTGGCCCGGCCCGAAACCATTGAGGTGATGGCCCTTATCCCCGATTATCCTCCTAAAATTTTCATGTACCGCGGCAAACGCCACACCATACAAAAAGCCGATGGCCCCGAACGTATTGAGCGTGAATGGTGGCTTGAACAGGGCGAACACCGCGATTATTATACGGTTGAAGATAGTGATGGCTGCCGGTACTGGTTATTCAGATCGGGCCATTTTGATGGTATCGATACCCAATGGTTTATTCACGGATTTTTTGCCTGA
- a CDS encoding error-prone DNA polymerase: MEYAELQVTSNFSFLRGGSHPEELVEHAISLGYKAIAITDRNTLAGIVRAHLIAKKNKDENKNPKIRFIPACRLDLLDGPSLLAYPTDRDAYGRLSALLTQGNLRAEKGECHLYKADVYEHREGIIFIIVPPDTLNSNFDFDEDFKTNVAEYRAHLSPDLYMAATRYYNGDDAKRLKRLSRFGIPLAATNDVHYHEAARRELQDVLTCVREKCTIHAAGFKLHHNAERFLKPIEELDRLLRDYPEAIANSLHIASSCNFSLDTLKYIEPEEKSYDGLTPIKRLTNFTWQGAHERYPAGIPDKVANQLDFELAFIERRKLAPYFLRVYRYTRKAHELGILYQGRGSAANSTVCYCLSITAVDPMESRLLFSRFMSDARDEWPDIDVDFEHERREEIIQYIYDDYGRDRAAIVATVTQERHKGAIRDVGKAMGLSEDTIKRIGGTIWSFSEEGFDENRLREQGLNPQEPLIFKVLELTSLLIGFPRQLGQHTGGFVITDGKLSDLCPVMNARMENRTCLEWNKDDLEALGILKVDVLGLGMLTMIRKAFDMADKHYGKQFTLANIPQGDKEVYDMISRADTIGVFQIESRAQMSMLPRLRPQCFYDLVIEVAIVRPGPIQGDMVHPYLRRRDGIDSIRYPSKELEEILGRTLGVPLFQEQAMEIAIVAAGFTPSEADELRRSMATFKAKGMVSSFRKKLVDGMVAKGYEEDFAHRIFKQLEGFGSYGFPESHAASFALLVYISSWLKYYYPDIFCAALLNSQPMGFYQPAQIVRDARDHDVTVLPVDVNYSCWDNTLEEKAGNYFAVRLGFRQVKGLKEEDMQLLVNSRIKPYGYIDELRAIGVPESALEHLTDADAFRSLGADRRKALWEVSALADRPIELFQGQPSETVKEIQVTLPLMTEGEHVVQDYAATGLSLKNHPVALLREKLNLLHNTQIGNLKNMKDGDFVRVTGLITVRQRPGTAKGMLFMTIEDETGAANLVIWDKMFDRYRKEIIQSRLFMAAGKLQIEREVIHVVVRRCFNLNELLNGLTTVNNDAPVMPLLKSDETSAPYTGGSNKGQQQVSRQREAFHKGRNFK, from the coding sequence ATGGAATATGCGGAATTACAGGTAACATCCAATTTTAGCTTTCTGCGGGGAGGCTCACACCCCGAAGAACTGGTTGAGCATGCCATCAGCTTAGGCTATAAAGCCATCGCCATAACAGATCGTAATACGCTGGCAGGCATTGTGAGGGCACATCTCATTGCTAAAAAAAACAAGGATGAAAACAAAAATCCCAAAATCCGGTTTATCCCCGCTTGTCGCCTCGATCTGTTGGATGGCCCGAGCCTGCTGGCCTATCCTACCGATAGGGATGCTTACGGGCGGCTCTCCGCTCTGCTTACCCAAGGAAACCTTCGGGCCGAAAAAGGCGAATGTCATTTATATAAAGCTGATGTTTATGAGCACCGGGAAGGCATCATTTTTATCATAGTACCGCCTGATACTTTAAACAGTAACTTTGATTTTGATGAGGATTTTAAAACCAACGTTGCCGAATACCGCGCCCATTTAAGCCCGGACCTTTATATGGCCGCCACACGTTATTATAATGGGGATGATGCCAAGCGGCTAAAACGGCTTTCGCGTTTTGGCATACCTTTGGCCGCTACCAATGATGTACATTACCACGAAGCCGCCCGCCGCGAATTGCAGGATGTATTGACCTGCGTACGCGAAAAATGTACCATCCATGCGGCCGGTTTCAAACTGCATCATAATGCTGAAAGATTTTTAAAGCCAATTGAAGAACTTGACCGCCTGCTGCGCGATTACCCCGAGGCCATCGCTAACTCGCTGCACATAGCCTCATCCTGCAATTTTTCGCTCGATACCCTGAAATACATCGAGCCCGAAGAAAAAAGCTACGATGGCCTCACACCCATAAAACGCCTTACCAACTTTACCTGGCAGGGCGCTCATGAGCGCTATCCCGCGGGCATCCCCGATAAGGTTGCCAACCAGCTTGATTTTGAACTCGCTTTTATTGAACGGCGCAAACTGGCCCCGTACTTTTTAAGGGTATATCGTTATACCCGCAAAGCGCATGAGTTGGGCATATTGTACCAGGGCCGCGGCTCGGCGGCAAACTCAACAGTTTGCTATTGTTTGTCTATTACTGCTGTCGATCCGATGGAATCAAGGTTGTTGTTTTCACGGTTTATGTCTGATGCAAGGGATGAATGGCCGGATATAGATGTGGATTTTGAACATGAGCGCCGCGAAGAGATCATTCAATATATTTATGATGATTATGGCCGCGACCGTGCCGCCATTGTAGCCACCGTAACCCAGGAACGTCATAAAGGGGCCATCAGGGATGTGGGTAAAGCGATGGGGCTATCCGAAGATACCATCAAGCGCATCGGCGGCACCATCTGGAGTTTCAGCGAAGAAGGTTTTGACGAAAACCGCCTCCGCGAGCAGGGCCTTAACCCACAGGAACCGCTGATATTTAAAGTATTGGAACTTACTTCGCTGCTCATCGGTTTCCCTCGGCAACTGGGCCAGCACACCGGCGGCTTTGTAATAACCGACGGCAAACTATCCGATCTGTGCCCCGTGATGAACGCCCGCATGGAAAACCGTACCTGTTTGGAATGGAATAAGGACGACCTGGAAGCATTGGGCATTTTGAAAGTGGATGTATTGGGGCTTGGTATGCTTACCATGATTCGTAAGGCTTTTGATATGGCGGATAAACATTATGGTAAGCAATTTACACTGGCCAATATCCCGCAAGGGGATAAAGAGGTTTATGATATGATAAGCCGCGCCGATACCATTGGAGTTTTCCAGATAGAAAGCCGTGCGCAAATGTCGATGCTGCCCCGGTTACGCCCTCAATGTTTTTATGACCTGGTGATAGAAGTAGCAATTGTACGCCCGGGGCCGATACAGGGCGATATGGTGCACCCTTATTTACGGCGGAGGGATGGTATCGATTCTATCCGGTATCCATCCAAAGAACTTGAAGAAATATTGGGCCGCACTTTAGGCGTTCCGCTTTTCCAGGAACAGGCGATGGAAATAGCCATTGTAGCAGCCGGTTTCACACCCTCTGAAGCCGACGAACTGAGACGAAGCATGGCAACCTTTAAAGCTAAAGGAATGGTAAGCAGTTTCAGAAAAAAACTGGTTGACGGTATGGTAGCCAAAGGTTACGAAGAAGATTTTGCCCATCGCATTTTTAAACAACTGGAAGGCTTTGGAAGTTATGGTTTCCCCGAAAGCCATGCGGCTTCGTTTGCCCTTCTTGTATATATATCATCATGGCTTAAATACTATTACCCTGATATTTTTTGTGCAGCCCTGCTCAACAGCCAGCCCATGGGCTTTTATCAACCCGCACAAATTGTACGCGATGCCCGCGATCATGATGTTACTGTTTTACCTGTTGATGTAAATTATTCGTGCTGGGATAACACGCTGGAAGAAAAAGCAGGAAATTACTTTGCTGTGCGCTTAGGTTTCAGGCAGGTGAAAGGTTTAAAGGAAGAGGATATGCAATTGCTGGTAAATTCGCGCATCAAACCTTACGGGTATATTGATGAGCTACGGGCCATTGGCGTTCCGGAAAGCGCTTTGGAACACTTAACTGATGCCGATGCCTTCCGTTCATTAGGGGCCGACCGGCGCAAAGCCCTTTGGGAAGTATCCGCTCTGGCTGATCGACCGATAGAATTATTTCAGGGCCAGCCTTCCGAAACGGTTAAAGAGATCCAGGTAACATTACCGCTCATGACCGAAGGTGAACACGTGGTACAGGATTATGCCGCTACGGGCCTCTCGCTAAAAAATCACCCGGTAGCCCTGCTTCGCGAAAAACTGAATCTGTTACATAATACCCAAATCGGTAACCTCAAAAACATGAAGGATGGCGATTTTGTACGGGTTACAGGATTGATTACCGTGCGGCAACGCCCCGGTACTGCAAAAGGCATGCTGTTTATGACCATCGAGGATGAAACCGGCGCGGCCAATCTCGTGATCTGGGATAAGATGTTTGATCGTTACCGGAAGGAGATCATCCAATCGCGGCTGTTTATGGCTGCGGGTAAGTTACAGATTGAACGGGAGGTGATCCATGTGGTGGTACGGCGCTGTTTTAATTTAAATGAATTATTAAATGGGTTAACAACTGTAAATAATGATGCGCCGGTAATGCCATTGCTAAAGAGTGATGAAACAAGTGCTCCATATACCGGAGGATCAAACAAAGGGCAGCAACAGGTTAGCAGGCAGCGGGAGGCTTTTCATAAGGGGCGGAATTTTAAATAG
- the rpiA gene encoding ribose 5-phosphate isomerase A, translating into MTDHKLEAAKAASTLVCAGQTIGLGAGTTIAHLVNIIAENKELAGSLIFTSSSFKTTQLLSKQGLRIQSPALLDHIDIYFDGCDQFDGELNALKSGGGIHTSEKILASMANEFILLGDDTKFETQLNATYPLVIEILPQALQIVLSKLKSIFPSATLTQRMSTQKDGALISDNGNMLVDVQFTELPSPEKLNTLVKMIPGVVEHSLFYQLATQAIISGEQGIRIIMPQR; encoded by the coding sequence ATGACGGATCATAAACTGGAAGCAGCCAAAGCGGCATCAACCCTTGTTTGCGCAGGCCAAACCATTGGTTTGGGTGCAGGTACCACCATTGCACATTTGGTTAATATTATAGCTGAAAATAAAGAACTGGCCGGTTCATTAATATTCACTTCTTCTTCGTTTAAAACAACACAATTGTTAAGCAAACAGGGCTTGCGTATCCAGTCGCCTGCTTTGCTTGATCATATTGACATTTACTTTGACGGCTGCGACCAGTTTGACGGTGAGTTAAATGCACTAAAAAGCGGTGGCGGCATCCATACCTCCGAGAAGATCTTGGCTTCTATGGCTAATGAATTCATCCTGTTAGGAGATGATACCAAATTTGAAACTCAGCTAAATGCCACTTATCCCCTTGTTATCGAGATCTTGCCGCAGGCTTTGCAGATTGTTCTCTCTAAATTAAAAAGTATTTTTCCATCAGCAACACTTACCCAACGGATGAGCACCCAAAAAGACGGTGCCTTAATATCTGACAATGGCAATATGCTGGTTGATGTGCAGTTTACCGAATTGCCCTCGCCCGAAAAACTAAATACCCTGGTAAAAATGATACCCGGAGTTGTGGAACATTCCCTGTTTTATCAGCTGGCAACCCAAGCTATCATCTCAGGCGAACAAGGTATCCGCATCATTATGCCGCAACGGTAA
- a CDS encoding deoxyguanosinetriphosphate triphosphohydrolase: MNWDQLLSAKRWGYEHKYIADHIDARSEFQRDYDRIIFSSPFRRLQNKTQVFPLPGSVFVHNRLTHSLEVASVGRSLGRMHFNRMLKADAEVEKKYPLISEIGNMIAAACLAHDLGNPAFGHSGESAISHYFAEGYGKVYEKTVTTQQWQDLTHFEGNANALRILTHQFAGKGKGSLALTYSTMASIAKYPCSSVAGHNKKNIYTKKYGFFASEQQDFEKIANDLGLVRVEGDEPVYKRHPLVYLVEAADDICYNVVDLEDAHRLKILSYQEVEDLLMPLCKIPRMSERLVEIEDTDAKVGYLRAIAINTLVAQCSNLFYDKQEQILNGDFNSALIDQIEDDFVAAMKAIEKVSVKKIYNYSSVVQKEVAGYKVMGGLLEEFVPAYLKNNSKYHQKLIELIPKQFLTTATDDYSKIQSILDFVSGMTDLYAVELFRKIKGISFPSMS, translated from the coding sequence ATGAACTGGGATCAACTATTATCGGCCAAACGCTGGGGTTACGAACATAAATACATCGCGGATCATATCGATGCGCGATCAGAATTTCAGCGGGATTACGACCGGATAATTTTTTCATCTCCTTTCAGGAGGTTGCAGAATAAAACCCAGGTTTTTCCTTTGCCGGGAAGTGTGTTTGTACATAACCGCCTTACCCACAGTTTGGAAGTGGCCAGCGTGGGCCGCTCGTTAGGCCGGATGCATTTTAACCGGATGCTGAAAGCTGATGCTGAAGTAGAGAAAAAATACCCGCTGATCAGCGAGATCGGTAACATGATAGCCGCAGCCTGTTTGGCGCACGATTTGGGTAATCCTGCCTTTGGACACTCCGGCGAATCGGCAATATCTCATTATTTTGCCGAGGGCTATGGCAAAGTGTATGAAAAAACGGTTACCACGCAGCAATGGCAGGATCTTACTCATTTTGAAGGTAATGCTAACGCCCTGCGCATCTTAACCCATCAGTTTGCAGGTAAGGGTAAGGGCAGTTTAGCTTTAACGTATTCAACTATGGCTTCCATAGCCAAGTATCCGTGCTCGTCTGTAGCCGGGCACAACAAAAAGAATATCTACACAAAAAAATATGGCTTCTTTGCATCTGAGCAACAGGATTTTGAAAAGATAGCTAATGATCTTGGTTTGGTTAGGGTTGAAGGGGATGAACCTGTTTACAAAAGACACCCTTTAGTATATCTGGTTGAAGCAGCTGATGACATCTGTTACAACGTTGTTGACCTGGAAGACGCCCACCGCCTTAAAATTCTCTCATACCAGGAAGTGGAAGATTTGCTGATGCCGCTTTGTAAAATTCCGAGGATGAGTGAGCGACTGGTAGAAATTGAAGATACAGATGCCAAGGTAGGCTACCTGAGGGCTATTGCCATCAATACGTTGGTAGCGCAATGCTCAAACCTGTTTTATGATAAACAGGAACAAATACTGAATGGCGATTTTAATTCGGCACTGATCGATCAGATAGAAGATGATTTTGTAGCCGCCATGAAGGCCATTGAAAAGGTATCGGTTAAAAAAATCTATAATTACAGCTCGGTAGTACAAAAAGAGGTTGCCGGTTACAAAGTAATGGGTGGTTTATTGGAAGAATTTGTTCCCGCGTATCTGAAAAACAACTCCAAATACCACCAAAAACTGATTGAGTTAATCCCTAAACAATTCCTCACTACCGCAACTGATGATTATTCAAAGATCCAGAGCATCCTTGATTTTGTTTCGGGCATGACAGATTTGTACGCGGTTGAACTGTTCAGGAAAATCAAAGGTATCTCATTTCCATCCATGAGTTGA
- a CDS encoding Na+/H+ antiporter: MHHLIIQCTCLLVVILFVVMLAQKIKIAYPILLVLVGLPLGFVPFLKGIEIQPDLIFVIFLPPLLYEAAWYTSWKDFWRWRRVISSFAFLIVVLTSCVIAFVSHSVIPGFTLALGFLLGGIISPPDAVSASAILKNVKVPKRFISIVEGESLLNDASSLVVFRFALAAVLTGKFALGEASLSFVLVIVMGVVIGLLVALIFYAIHRWLPTTANIDIILTFITPYVMYMAAEEFHFSGVLAVVSGGLFLSSQKHVILTYRSRLQGVNVWEAVAFVLNGFVFILIGLEFPVIIKDLGPDGLTTAVTYSLIITGVLIVSRLASTFGASVFTVFISKYITTADPNPGWKGPLLLGWAGMRGVVSLAAALSIPEHLPSGAAFPQRNMILFITFSVIIVTLVLQGLSLPLLVKLVNLPDPDLTVSPEQQRQMVRKKLSKLALQLLDDKYANHLANNNMIKALQLRLNADMELLEDWEKDCSEQRADEFYHDYRLIMDDIMAKQRDLLLTLNKKENISDSIIRHQLELLDLEEEKLRQHFEMG; the protein is encoded by the coding sequence ATGCATCACCTTATTATTCAATGTACCTGCCTGCTTGTGGTTATCCTGTTTGTGGTAATGCTGGCGCAAAAAATAAAAATAGCTTATCCTATATTACTTGTGCTGGTTGGGTTACCGCTGGGCTTTGTGCCTTTTTTAAAGGGGATCGAAATTCAGCCCGATTTGATTTTTGTGATCTTTTTGCCGCCGCTGCTTTACGAGGCAGCCTGGTACACCTCGTGGAAAGATTTTTGGAGATGGCGCAGGGTGATATCAAGCTTTGCCTTTTTAATTGTGGTGTTAACATCATGCGTAATAGCCTTTGTATCGCATAGCGTTATCCCGGGATTTACGCTGGCTCTGGGCTTTTTATTGGGTGGTATCATTTCACCGCCTGATGCGGTATCGGCAAGTGCCATCCTTAAAAATGTTAAAGTACCCAAAAGGTTTATTTCAATAGTAGAGGGCGAAAGCCTGCTTAACGATGCATCAAGTTTGGTGGTGTTCCGTTTTGCACTTGCGGCTGTATTAACAGGTAAATTTGCACTGGGTGAAGCTTCTTTAAGTTTTGTATTGGTTATTGTAATGGGGGTAGTTATCGGTTTGCTGGTAGCGCTCATTTTTTATGCTATCCACAGGTGGCTGCCAACTACCGCTAATATCGATATCATACTTACTTTTATTACACCTTATGTAATGTATATGGCGGCCGAAGAGTTTCATTTTTCGGGTGTGCTGGCCGTGGTTAGCGGGGGGCTTTTCCTGTCGTCGCAAAAACATGTTATATTAACGTACCGCAGCCGTTTGCAGGGCGTAAATGTTTGGGAAGCCGTTGCTTTTGTACTAAACGGTTTTGTTTTTATTTTGATAGGGCTCGAGTTTCCGGTTATTATTAAGGATTTGGGGCCTGATGGCCTTACTACAGCTGTTACTTACAGCCTGATCATTACCGGTGTATTGATTGTAAGTCGCCTGGCCAGTACATTCGGAGCCTCGGTATTTACGGTATTTATCAGCAAATACATTACCACTGCCGATCCTAACCCGGGTTGGAAAGGGCCTTTATTATTGGGTTGGGCCGGTATGCGTGGCGTGGTTTCGCTGGCTGCCGCTTTAAGCATCCCTGAGCATTTACCTTCGGGCGCGGCATTTCCGCAGCGCAACATGATTCTTTTTATTACCTTTTCGGTAATTATAGTTACGCTGGTTTTACAAGGCCTTTCCCTGCCGCTGCTTGTAAAACTGGTGAATTTACCTGATCCCGACCTTACCGTTTCGCCCGAGCAGCAAAGGCAAATGGTGCGCAAAAAATTATCCAAACTGGCTTTACAACTGCTTGATGACAAGTATGCTAATCATCTGGCTAATAACAATATGATCAAAGCATTGCAGTTAAGGCTTAATGCCGACATGGAATTACTGGAAGACTGGGAGAAGGATTGCAGCGAACAACGGGCCGATGAGTTTTATCACGATTACCGTTTAATTATGGATGATATTATGGCAAAACAGCGCGATTTGCTATTAACCCTCAATAAAAAGGAAAATATCAGCGATAGTATCATCAGGCATCAACTGGAATTGCTTGACCTTGAGGAAGAGAAACTTCGCCAGCATTTTGAAATGGGGTAA
- a CDS encoding efflux RND transporter periplasmic adaptor subunit produces MAFQHIPLLLCLNISSKMKNIIKLFPIMACAIAIYVTGCSSKAQSTEETVSADTLQLPVFTLNTQDTVIQKSYVADIQALKNIEIRSRVRGFLEKIYIDEGKQVKKGQLLFKLNDQEFKVNLSKAKAALSNAMADAKATELEVARVKLLVDKKVISKSELEVAESKMSADRATIEEARSMVQSAEDQLAYTYIHAPFDGIIDRIPLKSGSLIDEGTLLTSLSDISSMYAYFSFPENEYLQYIRKKESAPGQTSDKVKLVLADGLDFPYQGEIETVEAEIEQKTGSINFRARFPNPQKLLRHGATGKLYISTKADSVIMVPQQSVFDIQDKSYVYLIDKNNKLHMQAFTPQTRLSKYYIVKDGLKAGDRILYEGAQNVRDGMTIKPQKAAKDSLLAMTR; encoded by the coding sequence ATGGCTTTTCAGCACATACCGCTGCTGCTTTGCCTCAACATTTCATCAAAAATGAAAAATATCATTAAGTTATTCCCCATAATGGCTTGCGCCATCGCTATATACGTCACGGGTTGCTCGTCGAAAGCCCAATCAACCGAAGAAACGGTAAGTGCTGATACTTTGCAGCTCCCGGTATTCACTTTAAATACCCAGGATACAGTCATCCAAAAATCGTACGTTGCCGATATTCAGGCTCTTAAAAACATCGAGATCCGCTCGCGTGTGCGTGGGTTTCTCGAAAAGATCTATATCGACGAAGGTAAACAGGTTAAAAAAGGCCAGTTGCTGTTTAAGCTTAACGACCAGGAATTTAAAGTAAACCTATCCAAAGCCAAAGCCGCTTTAAGCAATGCCATGGCCGATGCCAAAGCAACCGAGCTTGAAGTGGCAAGGGTTAAGTTGCTGGTTGATAAGAAAGTAATCTCCAAATCAGAACTGGAAGTTGCCGAATCAAAAATGAGTGCCGACAGGGCTACCATTGAAGAAGCACGCTCAATGGTGCAAAGTGCCGAAGATCAACTGGCTTATACCTATATCCACGCCCCGTTTGATGGCATTATTGATCGCATCCCACTTAAATCGGGCAGCTTGATTGATGAGGGTACGCTATTAACCAGCTTATCGGATATCAGCTCGATGTATGCCTACTTCAGTTTTCCCGAAAATGAATACCTGCAATATATCCGCAAAAAAGAATCGGCTCCGGGCCAAACAAGCGATAAGGTGAAACTGGTATTGGCTGATGGTTTAGACTTCCCTTACCAGGGTGAGATAGAAACCGTAGAAGCCGAAATTGAGCAAAAAACAGGTTCCATCAACTTCAGGGCGCGTTTTCCTAATCCTCAAAAATTGTTGCGCCACGGTGCTACCGGCAAACTTTACATCTCTACCAAAGCCGATAGCGTAATTATGGTCCCGCAGCAATCGGTATTTGATATCCAGGATAAAAGCTATGTGTACCTGATAGATAAAAACAATAAGCTGCACATGCAGGCTTTTACGCCGCAAACCCGCCTTTCAAAATATTACATTGTAAAGGATGGCCTGAAAGCCGGCGACAGGATTTTATACGAAGGTGCGCAGAACGTGCGCGATGGTATGACCATTAAACCCCAGAAAGCGGCAAAAGATTCATTGCTGGCCATGACCAGGTAA